A genomic region of Nostoc sp. UHCC 0702 contains the following coding sequences:
- a CDS encoding 50S ribosomal protein L32, which yields MAVPKKKTSKSKRDKRRATWRHKAVVEAQKAISLGKSILTGRSTFVYPTAEEEEEE from the coding sequence ATGGCTGTTCCTAAGAAGAAAACATCCAAATCCAAACGAGATAAACGTCGAGCTACCTGGAGACATAAAGCCGTTGTTGAAGCTCAAAAAGCTATTTCACTGGGCAAGTCGATTTTGACTGGACGTTCTACATTTGTCTATCCAACTGCTGAAGAAGAGGAAGAAGAATAA
- a CDS encoding RRXRR domain-containing protein produces the protein MQRVPVISKSNSPLMPTKASRARRWVNVGKAIGKFNKLGIFYVQLLIDSIDTKTQDVMKTLFLALPIFSSRY, from the coding sequence ATGCAGAGAGTACCAGTGATTTCAAAAAGCAATTCACCGTTAATGCCAACAAAAGCAAGTCGCGCTAGACGATGGGTAAATGTTGGTAAAGCTATCGGTAAATTCAACAAACTAGGAATATTTTATGTTCAATTATTAATAGATTCAATCGATACCAAAACTCAAGATGTAATGAAAACTCTTTTTTTGGCACTTCCTATTTTTTCCTCCCGATATTGA